In a single window of the Candidatus Krumholzibacteriia bacterium genome:
- a CDS encoding NADH-quinone oxidoreductase subunit J — MQIALFYLFAFLALLSALMVITRKNPVTSALFLVMCFFSLAGIYVLMSAFFLAAVQVAVYAGAIMVLFLFVIMLLNLDPKEIPSFMNRKIKWLSLLVTALLVALLLGLAAPQAFPHATGAAAGEVWAIGDLIFGEYLLAFELTAVLLLMAILASVILAKKEL, encoded by the coding sequence GTGCAGATCGCTCTCTTCTACCTCTTTGCCTTCCTGGCTCTTCTTTCAGCCTTGATGGTGATCACGAGAAAGAACCCCGTCACTTCCGCACTTTTTCTGGTGATGTGCTTTTTCTCTCTTGCCGGAATCTATGTGCTGATGTCCGCCTTCTTCCTTGCCGCAGTGCAGGTGGCGGTCTATGCGGGGGCCATCATGGTTCTCTTCCTGTTTGTGATCATGCTCCTGAATCTGGATCCGAAAGAGATCCCCTCCTTCATGAACCGTAAAATAAAGTGGCTTTCCCTTCTGGTGACGGCTCTTCTCGTAGCGCTCCTTTTGGGCCTGGCTGCCCCGCAGGCATTTCCCCATGCGACGGGTGCTGCGGCGGGGGAAGTCTGGGCCATCGGCGACCTGATTTTCGGGGAATACCTGCTGGCCTTTGAACTGACAGCCGTCCTTCTGCTCATGGCCATTCTCGCTTCCGTCAT
- the nuoH gene encoding NADH-quinone oxidoreductase subunit NuoH, producing MTAALLITLGKILFVFLVTLTTVAYLTLAERKVSAWIQWRKGPNRVGPWGLLQPIADGLKFVLKEDFVPRGANQALHALAPVLSMAPALITFSVIPFGSTLPLFGTEVRMIVADLSIGILFVYAIASLGVYGLAIGGWASNNKYALLGGLRASAQMISYEISMALAVIPIIMMSGTVMLSGIVEYQANHFWFALSQPLGFLLFLVAVFAETNRLPFDLPEAEPELVAGYHTEYSSMKFAMFFLAEYANMITASALIVTLYFGGYHCPILEDLAFFQSHPLLLGLLHIFSFLGKMALWLFIFIWVRWSLPRFRYDQLMGLGWKVLLPLSLLNLFIYGVLALARMG from the coding sequence GTGACTGCGGCCCTGTTGATTACTCTTGGGAAGATTCTCTTTGTCTTCCTGGTCACGCTGACCACCGTGGCTTACCTGACTCTTGCCGAGAGAAAGGTCTCCGCGTGGATCCAGTGGCGAAAGGGGCCCAACCGTGTCGGGCCTTGGGGACTTCTGCAGCCGATTGCAGACGGTCTCAAGTTCGTCCTCAAGGAGGACTTTGTCCCCCGGGGTGCTAATCAGGCTCTTCACGCCCTTGCCCCCGTCCTCTCCATGGCTCCTGCACTGATTACCTTCTCGGTGATTCCCTTTGGTTCCACCCTTCCTCTCTTCGGTACCGAGGTGAGGATGATCGTGGCGGATCTTTCCATCGGGATCCTCTTTGTCTATGCCATTGCGAGTCTCGGAGTCTACGGCTTGGCCATTGGGGGTTGGGCCAGCAACAACAAGTATGCCCTTCTCGGCGGGCTGAGAGCCAGCGCCCAGATGATTTCCTATGAAATCTCCATGGCCCTGGCCGTGATTCCCATCATCATGATGTCCGGAACAGTCATGCTCTCCGGCATTGTCGAGTATCAGGCCAACCATTTCTGGTTCGCGCTCAGCCAGCCTCTCGGCTTCCTGCTCTTTCTGGTCGCCGTCTTTGCAGAAACCAACCGGCTACCCTTCGATCTTCCCGAAGCGGAACCCGAACTGGTGGCCGGTTATCACACCGAATACAGCAGCATGAAGTTCGCCATGTTCTTTCTGGCGGAATACGCAAACATGATCACGGCCTCGGCCCTGATCGTGACGCTCTATTTCGGCGGTTACCATTGCCCGATTCTGGAGGATCTGGCCTTCTTCCAGTCTCACCCGCTTCTGCTGGGTCTCTTGCATATCTTCAGTTTTCTGGGGAAGATGGCCCTCTGGCTCTTCATCTTCATCTGGGTACGATGGAGTCTGCCCCGATTCCGTTATGACCAGCTCATGGGACTTGGATGGAAGGTTCTCCTTCCCCTTTCCCTTTTGAATCTCTTCATCTACGGCGTCCTGGCTCTGGCCAGGATGGGATAG
- the nuoF gene encoding NADH-quinone oxidoreductase subunit NuoF gives MAAFEPVLTRIVGLEDSHRLEVCEREGGYQALRKGLRDFSPSEITEEVKRSGLRGRGGAGFPAGVKWGFLPSMENNPGPRYLVCNADESEPGTFKDRVILRDNPHLLLEGCILSSYALQANHCFIYIRGEYPKEALILERAIAEAKDNNLLGENILGSGFSLEIVVHRGAGAYICGEETSLLESLEGKRGYPRIKPPFPAVVGLYGRPTVINNVETLACVPSIVERGGDWFASIGPEKNSGPKLYCVSGHVARPGTYEGPMGLPLKELIEDVCGGMREGSTLKAVIPGGSSTPILTAEEAMKANMDFDSLAALGSMLGSAAVIVMDETTDMVRVAANLMRFYHHESCGQCAPCREGTGWLEKICSRFEEGVGSSGDLELMEDIADNIAFKTVCPLGDAARMPLEALIAKFRDEFIARIGSRTAGCVS, from the coding sequence ATGGCTGCCTTTGAACCCGTCCTGACACGCATTGTCGGGCTGGAAGATTCGCACAGGCTGGAAGTCTGTGAGCGCGAGGGAGGCTACCAGGCTCTTCGCAAGGGGCTTCGCGATTTCTCTCCTTCGGAGATCACCGAGGAGGTCAAGCGTTCCGGCCTGCGTGGACGCGGTGGTGCCGGTTTCCCCGCCGGCGTGAAGTGGGGATTCCTGCCTTCGATGGAAAACAATCCCGGGCCTCGCTACCTTGTTTGCAACGCTGACGAGAGTGAGCCGGGGACTTTCAAGGACCGTGTGATCCTTCGGGACAATCCCCACCTCCTTCTCGAAGGCTGCATTCTCAGTTCCTATGCGCTTCAGGCGAACCACTGCTTCATATATATCCGCGGGGAGTACCCGAAAGAGGCCTTGATTCTTGAACGAGCGATCGCCGAGGCAAAAGACAATAACCTGCTGGGTGAGAACATTCTCGGCAGCGGGTTTTCTCTGGAGATCGTGGTTCATCGGGGAGCGGGTGCCTATATCTGCGGAGAAGAGACGTCTCTGCTCGAGAGCCTGGAGGGCAAGCGCGGCTATCCGAGAATCAAGCCCCCCTTCCCCGCCGTGGTGGGACTCTATGGTCGCCCGACCGTGATCAATAATGTGGAAACCCTTGCCTGTGTTCCCTCGATCGTGGAAAGAGGGGGAGACTGGTTTGCTTCCATCGGTCCGGAGAAGAACAGCGGCCCGAAGCTCTACTGCGTCAGCGGTCATGTGGCACGCCCGGGAACCTATGAAGGCCCCATGGGCCTTCCCCTGAAAGAACTGATTGAGGATGTCTGCGGAGGGATGCGAGAGGGGAGCACGCTGAAGGCCGTGATTCCCGGAGGAAGTTCCACGCCGATTCTCACTGCTGAAGAAGCCATGAAGGCGAACATGGACTTCGACTCTCTGGCAGCCCTTGGTTCCATGCTGGGCTCCGCCGCGGTGATCGTCATGGACGAGACTACGGACATGGTTCGGGTGGCGGCAAACCTGATGCGCTTCTACCATCACGAATCCTGCGGGCAGTGTGCTCCCTGTCGGGAGGGAACCGGCTGGCTGGAAAAGATCTGCAGCCGCTTTGAGGAAGGTGTCGGAAGTTCCGGCGACCTGGAATTGATGGAAGACATCGCAGACAACATTGCCTTCAAGACCGTCTGTCCCCTGGGAGATGCCGCCAGGATGCCTCTGGAAGCTCTGATCGCAAAGTTCCGTGATGAGTTCATTGCTCGCATCGGAAGCCGGACAGCGGGATGTGTCTCGTGA
- the nuoE gene encoding NADH-quinone oxidoreductase subunit NuoE, with protein MFRDEILSQIEELKSRYPNPDSALLPALHLLQGEEGWISPETMEEIAKLFGMSPARVEGVVTFYSMYFTRPMGKHVIQLCRTLSCDLMGAFSIREAIAGKIGIAPGETSEDGRFSLVEVECLGACGTAPAMMIGDDLYENLDADKVNEILDRVEN; from the coding sequence ATGTTTCGCGATGAGATTCTGAGTCAAATCGAAGAACTGAAGTCACGGTATCCAAATCCGGATTCCGCTCTTCTTCCCGCCCTGCATCTGCTGCAAGGGGAAGAGGGTTGGATCTCCCCGGAGACGATGGAGGAGATCGCAAAGCTCTTTGGCATGAGCCCGGCCCGCGTGGAGGGAGTCGTCACCTTCTACTCCATGTACTTTACCCGTCCGATGGGAAAGCATGTCATCCAGCTCTGTCGGACTCTCAGTTGTGACCTGATGGGTGCTTTTTCCATTCGCGAGGCCATTGCCGGAAAGATCGGAATCGCTCCCGGCGAGACCAGCGAGGACGGTCGTTTCAGTCTGGTGGAAGTGGAATGCCTGGGTGCCTGCGGGACGGCCCCGGCCATGATGATCGGTGACGATCTTTACGAGAATCTGGATGCCGACAAGGTCAATGAGATTCTTGACAGGGTGGAGAACTGA
- a CDS encoding NADH-quinone oxidoreductase subunit C, with protein MKEALIALRDSAIERFGDSLFRHDDFRGDLVLQVQPEELLNLLAWLKNEATPSFDLLSDISAVDGLNLGRSPRFRLAYQLLSTKAALRVRVEADATEEGEIPTMPSATGLWESADWDEREIWDLMGIHFEGHPDLRRILLHEDYDRGHPLRKEVPTRGRDNDNL; from the coding sequence ATGAAGGAAGCTCTGATTGCCCTTCGGGATTCCGCCATCGAGCGCTTCGGCGATTCCCTGTTCCGTCACGATGATTTTCGGGGGGATCTGGTTTTGCAGGTTCAGCCGGAGGAACTTCTGAACCTTTTGGCCTGGCTCAAGAACGAGGCCACGCCTTCCTTTGATCTTCTTTCGGACATCAGTGCAGTCGATGGGCTGAACCTGGGGCGAAGCCCGCGTTTCCGACTTGCCTACCAGCTTCTCTCCACGAAGGCCGCTCTTCGTGTGCGAGTGGAAGCCGATGCGACAGAAGAGGGCGAGATCCCGACCATGCCGAGTGCCACGGGACTTTGGGAGTCGGCCGACTGGGACGAGCGGGAAATCTGGGATCTCATGGGGATCCACTTTGAGGGCCACCCGGACCTGCGCAGAATCCTGCTTCATGAAGACTACGACCGGGGACATCCCCTTCGCAAAGAGGTTCCTACCCGGGGCCGTGATAACGACAACCTTTGA